The Qipengyuania aurantiaca genome contains the following window.
TGGACATGATCCTCTCCATCGTACCCGAAAGTCCGGTGCAGGTGATGGCGGATGTGGCGGTGCTGCCGCTGATCGTCTTCTCGCTGCTGGTGGGTGTCGGCATATTGATGGCCAAGGAAGAGGGCGCGCCGGTCCAGAAGGTCTTCGATAGCGGCGCTGTCGTCATGCAGAAGGTCACCATGGTGGTGATGGAACTTACCCCCTTCGGCGTCTTCGCGCTGATGGCCTGGGTGGCGGGTACGCTCGGCCTCGACGCGCTGGTGAGCCTCGCCAAGCTGGTCGGCCTCAACTACCTCGGCTGCCTGCTGATCATCGTCTTCATCTACGGCAGCATGATCAAGTTCCTTGCCAAGCTGCCGGTGCGCGACTTCTTCCGCGGCATCATCGATGCGATGGCGGTGAGCTATTCGACCGCTTCGTCGAACGCGACGCTGCCCGTCACCCTGCGCTGCGCCGAGCGGAACCTCGGCGTGTCGAACTCGGTCGCCAGCTTCGTCATCAGCCTCGGCGCGACGATCAACATGAACGGTACGGCCATGTATCTCGGCCTCGCCACGCTGTTCGGCGCGCAGATCTTCGGCGTCGATTTGTCGATGGGCGACTACTTCCTCATCTCCATCCTCGCCACGCTCGGCGCAGTCGGCGCGGCAGGCATCCCGGGGGCAGGCCTGATCATGATGGCCCTGGTTTTCGGCGCGGTCGGTGTGCCGCTGGAGACGATCGCTTTCGTCGCCGGGGTCGACCGGATCATGGACATGATGCGCACCACCACCAATGTCAGCGGCGACGCGGCGGTGGCGACGACGGTGGCCGTGATGACGGGAGAGATCGACACCGCCGAGATGGTTTCGGCGGACGATGTTTAACCAGATTCAAAGGGCCAACTACGGGCGAGTAACTGCGAAATGGGTGCTCACGGCATTGGGGAGCACCATACTTCCGTTGTGCATCTTAAGTGCGTATCTGGTCGCCACGCGAATAATTTTCGACCGCGTTATGACCTTCGACATACACGCATTGGTCATCGCTGTTGCGATCGGTGCTGCGAGTATCTTTGTGACACCGATATCGAGAGCGAAGCGATTTGCCATTGCGATCCTTTACCTTCCTATCGCGGCGATAGGCGGCTTTTGGTTCGTTCTGCTTTTTGTATGTGCGGCTTTCGGCGACTGCCTGTAAACCTATCGCCCCTTCGGCTTCTCCGTTACCTTCTTCCGGTAACTGCACAAATCCACCACCGGACACCGCCAGCATTCGGGCGTGCGCGCTTTGCAGACATAGCGGCCGTGCAAGATGAGCCAGTGATGCGCGCCTAGGCGGAAGGGCTGAGGCACGCGCTTTTCCAGTTTTGCCTCGACCTGTTCGGGCGTCTTGCCTTTCGCCAACCCCGTCCGGTTGCCCACCCGCAGGATATGCGTGTCGACTGCAAAGGTTTCCTGCCCGAACCAACAATTGAGCACCACATTGGCAGTCTTGCGGCCCACCCCGGGCAGACGGACCAGATCTTCACGCGTGTCGGGGACCTCGCCGCCATATTCGTCTACCAGCAGTTGGCTGAGCAGGATCACGTTCTTGGCCTTGGAATTGAACAGGCCGATGGTCTTGATGTGCTCCTTCAGCCCGTCCTCGCCCAGTTCGAGCATCGCTTGGGGCGTCTCGACCTCGCGAAACAGCGCGCGGGTGGCCTTGTTCACGCCCACATCGGTCGCCTGCGCGGACAGCGCCACGGCCACCACCAGCTGGTAGCAATTGCCATATTCCAGCTCGGTCTCGGGCGAGGGGTTGTCCTCGGCGAGCCGCCGGAAGAATTCGAAAATCTGATCCTTGGTCATATGGGCCGCGTCATCCGTTCTCGATCTCGGCCAGCGCGCGCGCCACGGCTTCGCGGCGGCGCTGCATGGCGTCGGAGAAGGCGGCGGCGAAGATGCCCGTCGGCAGCGCGACCAGCAGCACTCCGCCGAGCGCGACGAAGCTGCCCACCACCTTGCCCGCCGCGGTGATCGGATAGGCGTCGCCATAGCCGACGGTGGTGAGCGTGATGACTGCCCACCACAAGGCGCGCGGGATACTGCCGAAATGGTCGGGCTGGAGGTCGCCCTCGAGCCAGTAGAGCCCGCTCGCGCCCACTAGCAGCAGGCTGAGCGCCAGCGCGGCGCAGACCAGCAGATCGTAGCTGCGCTCCTTCAGCGCGGTCAGGATCTCGCGCATGGCGGCGGAGAAATGCCCCAGCTTGGCGAGCGAGAACACACGCATCAGCCGCAGCAGTCGCAGCGCCGCGGCGTTGGCGATGAAGAAGGGCGCGAGGCTAACGAGGACCACGGCAAGGTCGATCAGCCCGATGGGGGAGCGAATGAAGCGCCAGCGCTTGCCCCAGGGCGAGCCGAGGCCTTCCTCTTCCGGCGCGGAATAGATGCGGGCGAGATATTCGATCAGGAAAAACGCCCCGAAAAGGATTTCGGCGATCAGGATTTCGCTGCGCCATTCGTTCAGGATCACCGGCTCGGTCGAGACGACGCCCACCAGCACGGCAGCAAGGATCATGCAGATCAGCAGTTTGTTGAGCCCCGTCAGCCGCCCGTCGGGCCACGAACCGATGGTGATCTGCTGGTGGAGGTACTTGCGCAGGGTCATGGCGTCAGATGCCCAGCACCTCTTCCATGGAATAGCGCCCCGGTTCGGCCTCGCGCAGCCACTCGGCCGCCCGGATTGCCCCGCGCGCGAAGATCGTCCGGTTCTCCGCGCTGTGCGAAAGGGTGATGCGCTCTTCCTCGCCGGCGAAGATCACGCTGTGGTCGCCCGCCACCGTGCCGCCGCGCAGCGCGGCAAAGCCGATCGCGCCCGAGGTGCGCGGCCCGGTCTGCCCGTCGCGCCCGCTTTCGCTCACATCGTCGAGCGAGACCTTGCGCGCTTTCGCCGCCGCCTCGCCCAGCAGCAGCGCCGTGCCCGAAGGCGCATCGACCTTGCGGCGGTGGTGCATCTCGACGATCTCGATGTCCCAGTCCTCGCCCAGCCGTCCCGCCGCCTCACGCACCAGATGGGCGAGCAGCGTCACGCCGAGCGATGTGTTGCCGGTCTGCAGCACGGCGATCTCGCGCGCCGCTGTGTCGATCATCGCGTGGTGTTTCGTCTCGAGCCCGGTGGTCCCGATCACGATCGGCACGCCCGCACGCTTGGCGGCATCGAGGTTTGCCTGCAACGCGGCAGGGGCGGAAAAATCGACCAGCGCGTCGCTCACCTTGGCCAGCTCGCCCACATCGTCGCCCTTGTCGGCGCCGCCGGCATAGTCGTGGCCCGAAGCCTCGATCACGCGCCGCAGGGCTTCGCCCATGGCGCCCTTGCTGCCGATCACACCGATATTGGCCATTGTCATCCCCTCGTTTCCCGTGGTTCATGGCGGCTATGAGCGACATCCGCAATATCGTCGTCCTCACGGGCGCAGGGATTTCCGCCGAGAGCGGCATCGACACCTTCCGCGATTCGGGCGGCCTGTGGGAACAGCACCGGGTGGAGGACGTCGCCACGCCCGAGGGCTTCAGCCGCGATCCCGACCTCGTCCACCGCTTCTACGACGCGCGGCGCGAGGCGGTCCAGCAGGTCGAGCCGAACCCCGCGCACGAAGCGCTGGCGCTGCTCGACAAGAGGTGGGACGGCGACCTCCTCATCGTCACCCAGAATGTCGACGATCTGCACGAGCGCGCCGGGGCGAGCCGCGTGCTCCACATGCATGGCGAACTGCTGAGCGCGCTCTGCGCCCGCTGCGACGCTCGCCACCGCTGGAGCGAGCCGCTGTTCGGCCGCCCCGAATGCCCCGGCTGCGGCGAGGCGGCGCTGCGCCCCGACGTCGTCTGGTTCGGCGAAATGCCCTACGAGATGGAGCGCATCTACGACGCCCTGCGCCGCGCGGACATGTTTGTGAGCATCGGCACTTCGGGCGCGGTCTATCCCGCCGCCGGCTTCGTGCGCGACGCCCGCGAATTCGGCGCCCGCACGCTCGAACTCAACCTCGAACGCGGCGAAGGCTCCTACTGGTTCCACGAAAGCCGCCAGGGCCGGGCGAGCAAGCTCGTGCCGGAATGGGTGGGCGAGGTGTTGGGGGGAATGCCCAGCTAAAGGAGTGGAAGGTTGGCGATGTAGTCCTTTTGCGGACGGCATCGCCGGTCAGTCTGGCCTATTCCGAAGCCCATTGCGCCCGGAGGGTCGGGGACGAATGCGCCGCGCATGTAAGACCATGGCGCGGAAGGAGCGTCGGCGAGGACGATGTGTCCGTGCCGGTTTCGGGCCCACCCTGAACTTTCGGTCGCGCGCATGATTAGCGGGGAGAGTTCCATCAGGTTTGCCGCCGGGCGAGCCGAATACTCGCCGTCGCCCACAAGGAGGCAGAACTCACGGTCGCCGGCATAGCGCTGGGCCGCGGCGACGACCGTGAAGGGCCACACCGCAATGGAGACAACCGCCACACTGAGTGTCGCCGTTGCGGCAAGCGAATAGGCGATGCTCTGGTCGCGCTTCCATCGGCGGTGAACGAGCGCCCATCCCGCTGCACTCAGAATGATGAGGAGCAGGAGGACCGCAGAGGCACTCCAAGCCCGGGCTAGGGGTGGCCCGAATTCGAAGATCGCTCCGGCGAGGGCAACCGTTAGGGCCGAAAACTTGGTGCTGGTCCAGTCGAGAGGGCCGTCACCCGATAAGCTCGGAATGAACGGTATCGCGGCGATAATGAGTCGCACCGCTACGGCCACGATAGCCGCGAGGAAGGCGAGCAGGAGGATCGCTTCTCCGAACCACGCCCAACCGTCGGACGATGACTTAGGCCGTGATGCCACCCAATAGAGGAAGAACCAAGCGGGGATGAGCGCGGCGATGAGGTAGGGATAGTGAGACCGCGGCCAGACAAGAAGCAGAAGCGAGCTACACAAGCCAAGGACGACAATGGGTATGAAGAGGGGCGCGATCAGTTGGTACAGCGAAAGCATTTGCGCGGTTTATGTCAAACTGGTGAGCGGTCGATGAATCCTGGGAGGATTATGGAAGATTCGCCTAACGTCCACACCCCTTGCATTCCGGGTCCTTGGCAATCGTAAACTGCCGCATGCCCGGTTTCATCCCGTCGAGCAGGTTCACGCGGCTCCACTGCGGGTCGCCATAGGCGCTGACGCCATCGAGCAGGACGCGGATGGCGTGTAGCGCGGCGAAAGTGGCGACCCAGCCGGCCATGGCGCCCAGCATCCCGTCCTCGGCGCAGGTGTCGCAGTCTTCGGCGTCGAAAGCGTCGCCGACGAAGCAGCGGTAGCAAGCCTCTTCGGGCAGGTGGCCCGCAAAGGCACCGACCTGGCCCTGAAAGCGACCGACAGCGGCGGAGAGGAGCGGGACGCCCGCGCGCACGCAGGCATCGGAAACGGCGAGGCGGGTGGCGAAATTGTCGGTGCCGTCGAGGACGAGGTCTGCGCCTGTCACCAAGGCGTCGGCACGGGCTGCGTCGATGCGGCGGTCGCTGATCTCGACGTCGAGTTCGGGGTCGAACAGCTTGACCCAGCGCTTGGCGGAAATGGCCTTGCCGTGGCCGATGTCGCGTTCGTTGTAGAGCGTCTGGCGCTGGAGGTTGGAGGCGTCGACCTTGTCGTCGTCGACCAGAGTCAGCTTCCCGATCCCGGCGGCGGCGAGATATTGCAGCGCCGGGCTGCCGATGCCGCCGAGGCCGACCAGCACGAGGTGCTTGCCCGCCAGCGCGACTTGGCCCGCGCCGCCGACTTCGGGCAGGACGATGTGGCGCGCGAAGCGATCGAGGCGTTCGGGCGACAGGCTCACGCGGGCGGCTCCCCGGCGCGTTCCTTGCGGAAGCCGTGCATCCCGTTCCACCATTGCAGCGCAATCACGCCGCCCTTGGAGGGCTGGAGCAGGCCGATCAGCATGACCACCGCCAGCGGGATGACGATGGCAAGCAGCGCCATGGCCGAAAGCGCAAAGCCGGTCACAAGAGCGATGATGACGGGTGCGAGCAGATGGCCGGTCACGAAGATGCCGATATAGGCCGGCAAATCGTCGGCGCGCTGGCCGGATATGTCGAGCTGGCAATGGGCGCAGGTATCGACCGGTTTGAGCCACTTGCGAAACAGCTTGCCCTCGCCACAGCGCGGGCAGCGGCCCAGCACACCGCGAAGCAGGCACGCCATGAACGTGGCGGGCAGATCGTAGCGGGCGTTGGACTCGTCGGTCGGGTCGGTGGACAGGCTCATGGAAAGCCTGTTGGCATCATGTTGGTTGGCTGTCGACAGGCCTCTGCGATGGACCTGTCGACGAGCACTCCCCCCTTTTGAGAGCGATCCGAAGGGCTGGGATGATGCGGGTGATCAGCTTTCGAGCTGGCGCAGCAGGCTGCGCACGTCTCCGTCCATGTCGGCATCGCGCTGGCGCAGGTCTTCGATCAGGCGCACGGCGTGGATGACGGTGGAGTGATCGCGGCCGCCGAACTTGCGGCCGATTTCTGGATAGCTGCGCGGGGTCAGCACCT
Protein-coding sequences here:
- a CDS encoding dicarboxylate/amino acid:cation symporter is translated as MLRVWFEIPLWQRVLTALLLGVLTGYAWGPEAESIKWIGDFFIKSIKMLVVPLIFFSLVSGVAAIGDLRKLGAVGGRAMLLFVITGQIAVWLGLALGTFVQPGAGVDTSAIQRGETPVPNETTAVDMILSIVPESPVQVMADVAVLPLIVFSLLVGVGILMAKEEGAPVQKVFDSGAVVMQKVTMVVMELTPFGVFALMAWVAGTLGLDALVSLAKLVGLNYLGCLLIIVFIYGSMIKFLAKLPVRDFFRGIIDAMAVSYSTASSNATLPVTLRCAERNLGVSNSVASFVISLGATINMNGTAMYLGLATLFGAQIFGVDLSMGDYFLISILATLGAVGAAGIPGAGLIMMALVFGAVGVPLETIAFVAGVDRIMDMMRTTTNVSGDAAVATTVAVMTGEIDTAEMVSADDV
- a CDS encoding NAD-dependent deacylase translates to MSDIRNIVVLTGAGISAESGIDTFRDSGGLWEQHRVEDVATPEGFSRDPDLVHRFYDARREAVQQVEPNPAHEALALLDKRWDGDLLIVTQNVDDLHERAGASRVLHMHGELLSALCARCDARHRWSEPLFGRPECPGCGEAALRPDVVWFGEMPYEMERIYDALRRADMFVSIGTSGAVYPAAGFVRDAREFGARTLELNLERGEGSYWFHESRQGRASKLVPEWVGEVLGGMPS
- the nth gene encoding endonuclease III; this encodes MTKDQIFEFFRRLAEDNPSPETELEYGNCYQLVVAVALSAQATDVGVNKATRALFREVETPQAMLELGEDGLKEHIKTIGLFNSKAKNVILLSQLLVDEYGGEVPDTREDLVRLPGVGRKTANVVLNCWFGQETFAVDTHILRVGNRTGLAKGKTPEQVEAKLEKRVPQPFRLGAHHWLILHGRYVCKARTPECWRCPVVDLCSYRKKVTEKPKGR
- a CDS encoding DUF983 domain-containing protein, which codes for MSLSTDPTDESNARYDLPATFMACLLRGVLGRCPRCGEGKLFRKWLKPVDTCAHCQLDISGQRADDLPAYIGIFVTGHLLAPVIIALVTGFALSAMALLAIVIPLAVVMLIGLLQPSKGGVIALQWWNGMHGFRKERAGEPPA
- a CDS encoding ion transporter: MTLRKYLHQQITIGSWPDGRLTGLNKLLICMILAAVLVGVVSTEPVILNEWRSEILIAEILFGAFFLIEYLARIYSAPEEEGLGSPWGKRWRFIRSPIGLIDLAVVLVSLAPFFIANAAALRLLRLMRVFSLAKLGHFSAAMREILTALKERSYDLLVCAALALSLLLVGASGLYWLEGDLQPDHFGSIPRALWWAVITLTTVGYGDAYPITAAGKVVGSFVALGGVLLVALPTGIFAAAFSDAMQRRREAVARALAEIENG
- a CDS encoding HesA/MoeB/ThiF family protein; the protein is MSLSPERLDRFARHIVLPEVGGAGQVALAGKHLVLVGLGGIGSPALQYLAAAGIGKLTLVDDDKVDASNLQRQTLYNERDIGHGKAISAKRWVKLFDPELDVEISDRRIDAARADALVTGADLVLDGTDNFATRLAVSDACVRAGVPLLSAAVGRFQGQVGAFAGHLPEEACYRCFVGDAFDAEDCDTCAEDGMLGAMAGWVATFAALHAIRVLLDGVSAYGDPQWSRVNLLDGMKPGMRQFTIAKDPECKGCGR
- the dapB gene encoding 4-hydroxy-tetrahydrodipicolinate reductase, with protein sequence MANIGVIGSKGAMGEALRRVIEASGHDYAGGADKGDDVGELAKVSDALVDFSAPAALQANLDAAKRAGVPIVIGTTGLETKHHAMIDTAAREIAVLQTGNTSLGVTLLAHLVREAAGRLGEDWDIEIVEMHHRRKVDAPSGTALLLGEAAAKARKVSLDDVSESGRDGQTGPRTSGAIGFAALRGGTVAGDHSVIFAGEEERITLSHSAENRTIFARGAIRAAEWLREAEPGRYSMEEVLGI